TCCGCGTCGTCGTCCGTGACGGCAGGCAGCGCGGAGAAATACGGCCACGGGAAAATGCCACGGTCGTGGCCGTCGCTGAAGATCAGTTGCGCACCGTAGCCCATTGGGCGGATTTCGGTGACGCGGATTGCAGCGGCGGTGTTTGCCTTGGTGCCAGTATCGGCATCGGTGTCTATGCCGGCGTTGGCGCTGGCGCTCCGCGCCAGTTGAAAGGTTCCCGCGTCACCACGCTGCCGGCGGCATCCCGCGCATGGGCAGGCATCGCGCAACATCCCATACGCGATTCGCTGCACGCTGCCGTCCGGCCAACGGAGCGTCATTGCGCGTGCATCCAGTCCAATCTCGTCGGGCACGTTCATCGTGTGGTTTCCTCGATCTGTTGCAACGCGATCCGTACTGCCTTGCGTACGTCGGGGTCGGCGTCGTTCAGTGCGTGGTTCAGCGCGTCGAGCGTGGCGGGGTCGCGCAATTCGCCCAGTGCGAGCGCGGCTTCCTTGCGCAGATTGCTGATCGCATTCGTCAACAACGCGGCGATCGGCAACGCGGCACGGCGCTCGCCGAGTACGCCCAAGGCACGCGTGGCGCGCAGGCGGACTTGCCACCAGTCGTCGTCGAGGGCGGCGATCAGTGCATCGAGCGCGGTGAGGGCGCGCAGTTTGCCGAGTGTCGTCGCGGCTTCCTCGCGGACCTGCCAGACAGGATCGTGCAACGCGTGCAGCAGCGCGGCGATAGTCGGCGTGTCTGATTCCGGCGAGGACGTTGACGTTGAAGCCGAAGCCGAAGCCGAAGCCGAAGCAAAGCCCAACGCCCCGACCGCCGCACGTCGAATATCCGCATTGACGTCCGACGTGACAAGCCGGGCCAGCGGGCCGAGCGCGCGCGGATCTTTCAGCCAGCCGAGCAGCACGACGGCCTCGGTACGCACCGAATCGTCCTGATGATCGAGCGCGTGCAACGCGGGCTCCAGCGCGTCGGCATGGCGCAGTTCGCGCAAACCACGCAGGACAGCCGCCTGCACGAACGGCTCGGCGTGATCCGCCCAGCGCCGCAGCACCGGCGCGCACGCGGCGTCCTTCAGCGCGGACAGGCTGTGCGCGGCCGCCGCGCGGACATCGTCATCGGTATCGAGCAACGCGTGGCACAACGCGTCGGCGATCCACGGTTCTTCCCACGAGCCGAGCACGCGCGCGGCCTCGCGTCTCACCTCGGCGGACGCATCGTGCGCCAGCGCATGCGCGATCAGCGGCAACGTCTCCGGGTCTTCGAGATCGGCCAGTTCGAGCAGCGCGATCCGGCGCACGACCGGGTCGGCATCGGCAAGACGCGGCAGCAGCGCGGCGGCTTCGGGGGCGAGCGCATCGGGATCGTGGCTCAACAACGTGGAGTGGGTCATCAGCGGGGAGGGCGTTCGAGCGCCCTGAATGGTTGGAGTGGCGCCGGCACGTGCGCGGCCGGCGTCGCGTGGCGCTGCGGGGCTGCGGCGCGAGCGTTGCGCGCTATCGCGCAAGATCGCGAGCGCCGCGCGCGCCTCAGCGCAGCAGATACGGAATCTCGACCTTCACCGCGCCGGTCGGGCAATCCTGTTCGCAGGGCATGCAGTACCAGCATTCGTCGAACTGCATGTAGGCCTTGCCCTTGCGCACGTCGATCGCGAGCAGATCCAGCGGGCACACGTCGACGCACACCGTGCAGCCCTTGTCCGCGATGCATTTGCTTTCGTCGATCGTGACGGGCGCGCTGCTGCGCTGAAAAATCTCATGAGGCGTATAGGACATGGCGGGAATTCCTTCAAACGGTGGCATCGGCGAGCGAGCGGTTCGTCGCGTCGGGGATGCGCAGGTTGCGATACGAGTCGACTTCGGCGTCGGCGAGCGCCACCACGTACGGTTCGACCGCGCGCTTCTCGCTGACCATGCGGCCCGCGTCGTCCTTGCGCAGATGCGTGTGGCAGAACCACTGCGCGTCGTCGCGCTGCGGAAAATCGACCCGATGGTGGTACAGCCCCCAGCGGCTCTCGGTGCGAAACAGCGACGCGCGCGCGGCCATTTCCGCGCAGTCGCGGATCGCGCGGACTTCCGCGGCGCGCATCAGCTCGTGCGGATTGGCGGCCTTGATCGCGTCGATGTCGCCGGCGATCTCGGCGAAGCGTTGCAGGCCGAGTTCCATCTTGCGCGTGACCTTCGGCGGTTGCAGATAGTCGTTGACCATGCGGCGCAGCTTGTACTCGACCTGCGACGGCGCGAGCCCGTTCTCCCGTTCGAGCGGCGCGTAGATGCGCGCGCGTTCTTCGTCGATCTGTTGCTGATCGGGCGGGGCGTGTTCGCGGCCCGCGACGTACGCGGCGGCGTTCTGTCCGGCGAACCAGCCGTAGGTGAACGCGCCGAGCATGTAGTTGTGCGGCACGGCGGCCATGTCGCCGGCGGCGTAAAGACCCGGCACGGTGGTTTCGGCGCGCGCGTTCACGTACACGCCGGACGCGCTGTGGCCGCTGCAAAAGCCGATCTCGGAGATGTGCATCTCGACCATCTGCTGCCGGTAGTCGGTGCCGCGCCCTTCATGGAAACGGCCGCGGCTCGGGCGTTCATTGGTGTGCAGGATCTGCTCGATGGTCTGGATGGTTTCCTCGGCGAGATGGTCGAGCTTGAGGAATACCGGGCCGTTGCCGCTTTGCAGTTCCTGGTAGAACTCCCACATCATCTGACCGCTCCAGTAATCGCATTCGATGAAGCGTTCGCCCTTGCCGTTGGCCGTGAAGCCGCCGAGCGGACCGGTCACGTACGCGCAGGCGGGGCCGTTGTAGTCCTTGATCAGCGGGTTGATCTGGAAGCATTCGAGGTTCGCGAGCGCGGCGCCCGCGTGATAGGCCATCGCGTAGCCGTCGCCGGCATTGGTGGGGTTTTCGTAGGTGCCCATCAGATAGCCGGAGGCCGGCAGACCGAGACGGCCGGCCGCGCCGCACGCGAGGATCACCGCTTTCGCGCGCACCACATAAAAGTCCGCGCTGCGGCAGTCGAAGCCGAGCACGCCGCAGACGTTGCCGTGCGCGTCCTTCAGGAGACGCGTCGCGACGATCCGGTTGGTGATCGCCACGCGCGCGCGTTTGAGCTGGCGGTACAGCACTTTCTTGATGTCGTGGCCTTCGGGCATCGGCAGCACGTACGAGCCCATGTGGTGCACCTTTTTCACCGCGTAGTCGCCGGTGCCGTCCTTCTCGAACTTCACGCCCCAGCGGTCCAGTTCCTCGATCGTCGTGAAGCTGTGTTTCGCGTACGCGTAGACGGCTTCCTGATCGACGATGCCGTCGTTGGCGATGGTGATCTCGCGCGTGTACTGCTCGGGCGTCGCGTGGCCGGGAATCACCGCGTTGTTCAGGCCGTCCATGCCCATCGAGATCGCGCCGCTGCGCTTGACGTTGGCCTTTTCCAGCAGCAGCACCTTCAGCGCGGGGTTGCTTTCCTTCGCCTTGATGGCGGCCATCGGGCCGGCCGTGCCGCCGCCGACCACGACGACGTCGTATTCGAGAATGTGG
The sequence above is a segment of the Paraburkholderia sp. D15 genome. Coding sequences within it:
- a CDS encoding fumarate reductase/succinate dehydrogenase flavoprotein subunit, which translates into the protein MNTHILEYDVVVVGGGTAGPMAAIKAKESNPALKVLLLEKANVKRSGAISMGMDGLNNAVIPGHATPEQYTREITIANDGIVDQEAVYAYAKHSFTTIEELDRWGVKFEKDGTGDYAVKKVHHMGSYVLPMPEGHDIKKVLYRQLKRARVAITNRIVATRLLKDAHGNVCGVLGFDCRSADFYVVRAKAVILACGAAGRLGLPASGYLMGTYENPTNAGDGYAMAYHAGAALANLECFQINPLIKDYNGPACAYVTGPLGGFTANGKGERFIECDYWSGQMMWEFYQELQSGNGPVFLKLDHLAEETIQTIEQILHTNERPSRGRFHEGRGTDYRQQMVEMHISEIGFCSGHSASGVYVNARAETTVPGLYAAGDMAAVPHNYMLGAFTYGWFAGQNAAAYVAGREHAPPDQQQIDEERARIYAPLERENGLAPSQVEYKLRRMVNDYLQPPKVTRKMELGLQRFAEIAGDIDAIKAANPHELMRAAEVRAIRDCAEMAARASLFRTESRWGLYHHRVDFPQRDDAQWFCHTHLRKDDAGRMVSEKRAVEPYVVALADAEVDSYRNLRIPDATNRSLADATV
- a CDS encoding HEAT repeat domain-containing protein; protein product: MTHSTLLSHDPDALAPEAAALLPRLADADPVVRRIALLELADLEDPETLPLIAHALAHDASAEVRREAARVLGSWEEPWIADALCHALLDTDDDVRAAAAHSLSALKDAACAPVLRRWADHAEPFVQAAVLRGLRELRHADALEPALHALDHQDDSVRTEAVVLLGWLKDPRALGPLARLVTSDVNADIRRAAVGALGFASASASASASTSTSSPESDTPTIAALLHALHDPVWQVREEAATTLGKLRALTALDALIAALDDDWWQVRLRATRALGVLGERRAALPIAALLTNAISNLRKEAALALGELRDPATLDALNHALNDADPDVRKAVRIALQQIEETTR
- a CDS encoding DUF971 domain-containing protein — its product is MNVPDEIGLDARAMTLRWPDGSVQRIAYGMLRDACPCAGCRRQRGDAGTFQLARSASANAGIDTDADTGTKANTAAAIRVTEIRPMGYGAQLIFSDGHDRGIFPWPYFSALPAVTDDDADDVTDNADNADNLPPAATHDALTPRTHPRPAPPATTSRPARD
- a CDS encoding ferredoxin family protein, which codes for MSYTPHEIFQRSSAPVTIDESKCIADKGCTVCVDVCPLDLLAIDVRKGKAYMQFDECWYCMPCEQDCPTGAVKVEIPYLLR